Proteins encoded within one genomic window of Amorphoplanes friuliensis DSM 7358:
- a CDS encoding MBL fold metallo-hydrolase: MREVVDGVFELGIGYVNMHLVVTDDGVVLVDTGLPGKSAKIDQALHDLSRKIGDVRTVLLTHHHPDHTGNVADLRRRSGARVIAHQADVPYVTGDKRAVIKHPVLKVVSLLMGKPELSPVDDVITTDGSSPLPGFTALHTPGHTAGHVSYLLDRDGGVLFTGDAAAGKRGGQVGSTPKMVSDDLAQQARSVARLADLDFEHAVFGHGNAVSGRAVDRFREYVVQRTHRGLTGS; encoded by the coding sequence ATGCGCGAAGTGGTCGACGGAGTCTTCGAACTGGGCATCGGATACGTCAACATGCACCTGGTGGTGACCGACGACGGGGTGGTGCTGGTCGACACCGGACTCCCCGGCAAATCGGCGAAGATCGACCAGGCTCTGCACGACCTCAGCCGCAAGATCGGCGACGTGCGTACCGTCCTGCTCACCCACCACCACCCCGACCACACCGGCAACGTCGCCGACCTGCGCCGCCGCTCCGGCGCCCGGGTCATCGCCCACCAGGCCGACGTGCCGTACGTCACCGGTGACAAGCGGGCGGTCATCAAACACCCCGTGCTCAAGGTCGTCAGCCTTCTCATGGGCAAACCCGAACTGTCCCCGGTCGACGACGTCATCACCACCGACGGGTCGTCGCCGCTGCCCGGCTTCACCGCACTGCACACACCCGGCCACACCGCGGGGCACGTGTCGTACCTGCTCGATCGTGACGGGGGTGTGCTCTTCACCGGCGACGCCGCGGCCGGCAAACGCGGCGGGCAGGTCGGCAGCACCCCGAAGATGGTCTCGGACGACCTCGCCCAGCAGGCCCGCAGCGTCGCCCGCCTCGCCGACCTCGACTTCGAACACGCCGTCTTCGGCCACGGCAACGCCGTCTCGGGGCGTGCGGTCGACCGCTTCCGCGAGTACGTCGTACAGCGAACACACAGAGGGCTCACCGGTAGCTGA